ATTGTTTGAGTAGATAATCAAAGTTTAATTTTTCAGAGAGATGGGTTATATATTCATCTTCCATTGATGACAACAAGTCATATTTATCTACATAATGTAAATAAAACGTACCTCTATTAATATCAGCTAATGTCGTAATATCTCGTATTGTAATTTTATCTAATTCTTGTTCTTGTAATAATTGAATGAACGCTTGTTTAATTGCTTGTTTTGATTTTTTTATACGACGGTCTTCCAAAATGATACCTCCTTATAATGAACAATTTAATGTTGATTGTTGATTTATGAACACTATGAACAATATTGATTATTGTCAGTGCGTTTAAAACTATTATAATAGACAAGGTGATAGATATTCAACAACGTGTTCAAAAACGTGTTGATACAAGGAGGTAAATAAATCATGAATATTTTAAAAAGTAAATTACTGTGGATTGCACCAATAGCAATCATACTAATATTAGGAATTTTTTCCATAGCGTTTTATCCTGCATATAATCCAAAACCTAAATCCGTACCAATAGCAATCGTGAATCACGACAAAGGGACATCAATTCAAGGTAAAAATGTAGATATTGGTGGAAAATTAGTAGATAACTTAAAAGATAGCGATTCTAAATCTATAAAATGGGTCGAAGTAGATAGTGAAAAAGAAGCTAAAAAAGGTTTAGATGAACAAAAATATTATGGCGCTGCTATTTTAGAAAAAGACTTCTCAAAAAATGCGATGAGCAAAACGCAAAAAGTCGTAATGGATAGTAAGAAAGCCGAAATGAAAGAAAAAATTAAATCTGGTGACATTCCTCCAAAGCAAGCTAAAAAGATGCAACAATCTGCACCTAAAAATGATATAACAGTAAAACAAGCTCATCTTAAAACATTGGCTAATGGCGGAGCTAACATGCAAGCTTCTCAAATGGCTTCAAATGTCTTAAAAGGTGTTGGTGAAAACATCAATAAACAGATTACTAAACAGAGCATCGGCACATTAGAAAAACAAGATGTCAAAGTGAGCGCAAAAGATATTAATAGCATTACGAATCCGGTAAAAGTTAATGACAAAAAAGTTAACGAAGTAAAAGATCATCAAGGTAGTGGGAACGCACCATTCTTAATGTTTATGCCGGTATGGATAAGTTCTATTGTAGGTTCAATTTTACTATTTTATGCATTCAGATCTAGCCGTAACATTACAATTGTTCAACGTGTGACAGCTACGCTAATACAAATTGTTGCTGCGATTGTTACAGCCTTTATAGGTGGCTTTGGCTATATTTACTTTATGTCTGGTGTGCAAGGTTTCGAATTTAATGATGTTAATAAAATTGCACTCTTCGTATCAATATCAATTTTAAGCTTTATGGGTCTAATTATGGGAGTAATGACATGGTTAGGAATGAAATCTATTCCAATCTTCTTTATTGCAATGTTCTTCAGTATGCAATTAGTAACATTACCAAAACAATTATTACCAAAATTTTATCAAGATTACATTGTCGATTGGAATCCGTTCACACATTATGCTAATACAATTAGAGAATTAATTTATATGCATCAACCAATAACAATGAATACTACAATGTGGATGTTTGTTGGTTTTATGATTTTCGGTGTTATTTCATCACTTATAGCAACTATAGTGAGAAAACATAGCAATAAAACTACAGAAATCCCTTCATAATATAAAATGTTTAAGCTGTGTTATAGAATACTTTTATTCTGTAATGCAGCTTATTTTATTTTGTAATATCATTACAGAATGATTGAGCTATAACCTACACAATCTTTAACTTATCTTAACATTAGCTTAACAAAGCTTAGATATAATTTAAGTAGTTAACAAATAATTTAAAGAGGTGGGACGATGAATTCTTTTGCAATGGAAATTCTGTTTACTTTTATTGGTGGACTTGGAATTTTCCTATACGGCATTAAGCAAATGGGAGATGGTCTGCAAGCTTCGGCGGGCGATAGACTGAGGAGTATCTTAAATCGTTTTACAAGTAATCCAGTCATGGGTGTTCTTGCAGGTATGATTGTTACAATTTTAATTCAAAGTAGTTCTGGTACTACGGTAATTACAATTGGTTTGGTCACTGCTGGATTTATGACAATGAGACAAGCTATCGGCGTTGTAATGGGAGCTAATATAGGGACAACGGTTACTGCATTTATAATTGGTATTGATATTGGTGCTTATGCACTTCCTATACTAGCTATTGGCGCATTTTTAATATTCTTTATCCATAAGAGAAAAGTTAAAAATATCGGTATGATTCTATTTGGTTTCGGTGCATTGTTTTACGGACTTGAATTGATGAGTTCTGCAGTTAAACCTTTAGCCAATTTAGATGGTTTTAATAAAATTATGCTCGATATGTCATCCAATCCTGTCTTAGGCCTATTAGCTGGAACGATAGTAACGGTAGTTATTCAAAGTTCAAGTGCGACGATTGGTATCTTACAAGGATTTTACGCAAATGATTTAATTTCGTTACATGGTGCGTTACCGGTATTACTTGGAGATAACATAGGTACAACGATTACTGCTGTATTGGCTAGCTTAGCAGGTTCTATTGCTGCTAAACGTGTTGCGATGGTACACGTATTATTTAATGTCATCGGTGCGACTATCTTTATTATAATATTACCTTTATACCAAGGTGCCATGGTGTGGATTCAAAAAGCACTTAGCTTGAAGCCGGAAATGGTAATTGCGTTTGCACATGGTTCTTTCAATGTCACTAACACATTAATTCAATTACCTTTTATCTTTGCGTTAGCATGGATAGTGACGAAAATTATACCAGGTGACGATATTCACGAAAAATTTCAACCACGTATTCTAGATAAAAATTTAATTAACAGAGCACCAAGTTTTGCATTGCAAGAGGCGCAAGATGAAATACAGCATCTAGGTCATATGTCTTATTCAGTGTTAGAAAATGTGAAATATTACGACGATAAAGTGAAAAAAGATATAGAACAAAAGCAGGCAGTTGTAGAGAATATGTATGATAATATTCGACAGTATTTAACAAAAATATCAGAGAAAAAGTTGTCGGCGAAAGATGCAGAACGTATGTCAGTGTTATTTGATGTAAATAGGGCAGTATTGAAGGTGGCATCGTTATCGCAACAATATTTCAAAATAATAGAACAACAACGTACTGACAAAATTTATATTTCTGAAGAAGCCCAAAACAGTATTAATCAACTGTATGATCACGTTACAGTTTCCTTTAATAAAACAATAAATAACTTTAATGTCTATGATCATATAACAAAAGAAGAAATCGTCAAACGTAGTAAAGATTCATATGGATTAGAGCATGAATTAAGAAAGCAACATATTCAACGCTTGAGTTCTGGTGATTGTTCACCTGAAGGAGCGATATTATACTTGGATATGATTTCAGTGTTAGAACGTATAGGCTATCACGCGAGAAATATTTCAGAAGGCATGATTAATTACAACCATCTTGAACAAGCTGATTATAATCAATCTAATCAATGGGAACTTGAAACAACTTAATAAAATATAAAACGTGCGCATTATGCAATTATACTAAATTATATATCAACTAGGCGTTTTATAAATAATTACAACAAAAATAATAAAGAGAGTTTTGTTCTCTGAAAAAGTACGAGCCAATACTTTGGTTTCGTACTTTTTTTATTTAAATAGTTATATTAATGTAAAATTTTAAATATAAAAGAAAACGTTTCCATTGCAATGTATGAATTATTTATCTTACAATCATTTTATAAAAGTTTTTGGAGGTAAAAATATGTCAATTTTAGATAAGTTTAAATTAGATAATCAAGTTGCTATCGTTACGGGTGGTGCCTCTGGATTAGGAAAAGCTATGGGTAAAGGACTAGCAGAAGCAGGAGCGCATTTAGTAATAGCTGATATTAATTTAGAACTAGCACAAGCTACTGCAGATGAATTTACAAAGGATACAGGTAATAAAGCAATTGCTTGTAAAGTAGATGTAACGAATGTCGACGACGTTTATCAAATGGTTGAAGATGTAAAAAAAGAATTTGGTAGAATTGATATTCTATTTAATAATGCCGGCATAAATGAACATGTAAAATTTGAAGATATGCCATATGACAGATGGGTTAAAAATATGGATGTAAACATCAATAGTATGGTATTAGTATCACAAGCGGTAGGCGAAGTGATGATTGAACAAAAACGAGGATCTATTGTAAATACCTCTTCAATGTCTGGTATTATCGTAAATACACCTCAACCACAAGCGGCATATAATACCTCTAAAGGTGCTGTAATTATGTTCACTAAAAGCTTAGCTAATGAATGGGCAGAACATAATATCAGAGTAAATACGATTGCGCCAGGTTATATGAAAACCGAATTAACTAAAGATTACTTCGCTCAAGGTGGAGAAATGATTGATACTTGGATGAAATTCACACCAATGGGCAGACCAGGCGTGCCTGAAGAATTACAAGGCGCAGCATTATATTTAGCGTCTGACGCATCATCATTTGTAACAGGAAGTATCGTGACAATTGATGGTGGTTATACTGCACTTTAATTAAATAATTAAATAGTTAAATATCAAAAAACAAAAAGCTCAAGTCAGATTTAATACTAAAATCTGGCTTGAGCTTTTCTCATTGCTGCATCATTTATTCAGCAATTGTTATTTTAAAAGGAACATCAGACAACCATTTACTATTAGGTTTTTTATTAGTGATTACTTCGTCGATGTCATTTAATTTGGCAAATGATAGAGTTGAAGAAACGTCAAACTTGCTATGGTCTATAAGTGCTATTACTTTATCACTTTCTTGAACCATCTGTTTTTTCAATTGTACTTCTGGCAATGAAAAATCTGTTAAACCGTTTTGCAAAGTTAGCCCGTTTGCAGACAGGAAGAAATAATCGATATGATACATTTCTAAAATCTGTGAATCAATATTACCTGTAATCGCGTTGGAATCTTGTGACACAAAACCACCGACGATAAGAACAGTTAAATGTGGATTTTCTTTTAATAAAACAGCATTTTCTAAACCATTCGTAATGATAGTTAATTCCATCGACGTTTCAGCGAGTAATTTAGCTAATTCATACGTTGTAGAACTAGCATCTATCATAATGCATTGTTGTGGTTGGATTTTGTTAATCGCGTTTTGACTAATATGATGTTTTTCATCATGTCGTTGTGTTAAACGATATGAAAAGTTAAGTTTAGATTCAATATTTTCATTTATCTTCGCTCCACCGTGTGTGCGAATAAGTTTATTTTCACTTTCCAACCTTCGTAAGTCACTTCTTACCGTTGCCTCAGTTACGCTTAAATAATTAGATAGTTGTTTTACAGTTGCCCTTTTATGAGATTTTATATATGTATAAATATTTTCTCGTCGTTCATCTGCATACATTTTCATTTGCGTCACATCCTTAATTTAATCTTAATTCATTTTATATTATTACTCAATATGTAAGCATAAACAAACAAAAATGAAAATAAACGAAAAAATATTTGAAGAAAACGAAAATATATATTAAAATAATAATTGTAAATGAAAGCGTTTCCTAAAATTGAAAGGGAGTTGTATATTATGACAAAGAAAAATTATCCTGACACTATGAATGCAGTAGTAGCATATGCGCCTGGAGATTATAGATATGAAACTGTTGAAACACCAACAATCGAAAATGGTAAAGAAATTGTAGTAAAAGTTGAAGCTTGTGGCATTTGTGCAGGCGACATTAAAGCTTATGGTGGGGCGCCAAGTTTCTGGGGAGACGAAACGCAACCATCTTACATTAAAGCGCCAATGATTCCGGGACATGAATTTATTGCCCGTGTCGTAGATAAAGGCGACGAAGTAACTGATTATGAAGTTGGGGATAGAGTTATTTCTGAACAAATCGTGCCTTGTTGGAATTGTAGATTTTGTAACCGTGGCGAATATTGGATGTGTGAAAAACATGACTTATATGGTTTCCAAAACAATGTTAACGGCGGTATGGCTGAATATATGAAATTTACAAAAGAAGCTATTAACTATAAAGTTCCAGAAGATTTACCAATTGAAAAAGCTGCATTAATTGAACCATATGCATGTAGTTTACATGCAGTACAACGTGCCAACATTAAATTAGGCGACTTTGTAGTTCTATCTGGTGCCGGTACATTAGGTTTAGGCATGGTAGGAGCAGCTAAAAAAGCAGGTGCTGAAACATTAGTTGTATTAGATATGAAAGACGACCGTTTAGAATTAGCTAAAAAATTCGGTGCGGATATCGTAATGAATCCAGCGAAAGTGGATGTAGTTAAAGAAATTAAAGATATGACAGAAGGTTACGGTTGCGATACTTATATTGAAGCAACTGGTCACCCTAAATCAGTAGAACAAGGATTAAGTGCGATTAGAAAATTAGGTAGATTTGTTGAATTCTCAGTATTTGGAGATCCAGTAACTGTTGATTGGAGTATTATATCTGACCGTAAAGAACTAGACTTAATGGGTAGTCATTTAGGACCTTATTGTTACCCACTAGTTATTGATGGCATTCAAAATGGTGATTTCCCAACTGAAGGTGTAGTAACTCATAAATTACCTCTCGAAAAATTTGAAGAAGGATTCGAGTTAATGAAAAAAGGCGACAAATCACTAAAAGTAGTGTTAGAACCATAAACATCATAGATGAATATAGCTTCAATAAAGGAGAGAGTAATAAATGAAGAAAATGATAAATAATCCGGATAACGTTATTGATGAGTTAATGACAGGGTATCTTGCAGCTTATCCAGAATATATTAGACGCTCATCTTTACACCAACGTGCCCTTATCGGTACAAAGAGACATGAAAAAAGAAAAGTAAGTGTGTTAATAGGTGGCGGTTCTGGTCACGAACCTGGATTTTTAGGTTATGTAGGCAAAGGTATGGCAGACGGTGTTGCGGTAGGTAACATCTTTGCTTCACCTTCACCAATTCCAATTCAAGCTGTTACAAGAGAAATTAATCAAGGTCACGGTGTACTTTATATTTATGGTAACTATGCTGGTGACTTAATGAACTTTGAAATGGCGAGTGAGATGACTGAAATTGAAGATGACATCCAAACAGAGGTTGTTATCGGCAATGATGATGTTGCATCTTCTAAAGATTTAGATGATAGACGTGGTATTGCTGGTGAGTTATTAGTATTTAAAGCAGCTGGTGCAGCGGCAGACTTCGGTCATGATTTATCAGAAGTAAAACGTATTGCACAATTAGCCAATGATAATACACGTTCAATGGGTATTGGATTAAGTCCTTGCTATTTACCTCAAACAGGTAAGCCAAGCTTCGATTTAGAAGACAATGAAATGGAAATTGGACTTGGTCACCATGGTGAACCAGGCATTGAAAAGACTACGATTCGTACTGCTAAAGAAACAGTTAACGTTATCATGAAAAACATTTTAAATGAAGGACTATACGAAAGTGGCGATGAGGTAGCAGTGTTAGTTAATGGCTTAGGTGCTACGTCACAAATGGAATTGTATATCATTAACAAAGAAGTTAATGAAATATTAGAAGAAAAAAATATTGTTACTTACAAATCCTACGTAGGTAATTTCATTACATCAATGGAAATGGGTGGCTTTTCGGTAACATTGATGAAGTTGGATGACACATTGAAATCTTGTCTAGCACATCCAGTAGATTGTCCTAATTTTAAAGAAGTGTAGGTGGAATGATGACATTAACAAGTAATGAATATAAAGAATATATTTTAGCATTAACAGAATTATTTGCGACTAAAAAAGACTATTTATGTGAACTAGATAGAAAAATTGGTGACGGTGACCATGGTGTAACGATGAATATTGGTTACCAAGCAGTGAGAGATACTGTCGAACAAGAACTACAAGAGCAAAATGATATTGCGAAAATTAGTGTAGCCGTAGGTAAAAGCTTCTTAGATGCAGTAGGTTCTTCAGTAGGGCCATTGTATGCTTCAGGTTATTTAAAAGCTGCAGTTGCAGTGAAAAATAAAACTGAACTTGATGATGAGGGTTTATTCGATTTTTGGATCTCTTTCAGTAAAGGCATTAAAGATAGAGGTAAAGCAAAAATCGGCGACAAAACTATGATAGATACACTGGAACCATTTTTCACAACGTTAGATGAACAACGCGTAAATGGTTTGTCATTCTCAGAAGCATTTGACAAAGCATTGGAACATGCGAAAAAAGGAATGGAAAGTACAAAAGATATTGTTTCAAATAAAGGGCGCTCAAAACGTTTAGGATATCGTTCACAAGGACACGTTGATCCAGGTGCGATGTCAGCATATTTAATGTTAGAAACATTTCAACCCTTTGCTAAATAAAAATAAGTAATAAATATAAGGAGGAACAAGATAATGAAAATTGCTATAGGTGCAGATCACAACGGTTATGATTTAAAAGAAGCGGTAAAAAAACAAGTTGAAGACATGGGTCATGAAGTTGAAGATTTTGGTTGCCATCATTGTGCAGAAACAGATTACCCTGATGTTGCTGCAGAAGTGGGTAAAAGTATTCAACAAGGTAATAATGAACGTGGCATTTTAATTTGTGGTACTGGTATAGGTGTTGCAATTGCTGCAAACAAAGTTAAAGGCATTAGAGCAGCAATGGCACATGATGTATACTCTGCAGAACGTGCACAATTAAGTAATAATGCTCAAATTTTAACTATGGGTGCACAAATTATTGGTGTTGAAGTAGCTAAGAAAAATGTAGAAGCATACTTAAATGTTGCATGGGAAGGCGGTTCTCAACGTAAAGTTGATAAAATCGTAGATCTAGAAACATCTGAAGCAGAATAGTAACTTATAAAATAAAAAATTGAGTCATAATTTGATATAATCAAAAAAGACAAAGCCTGTCGCAGGTTTTGTCTTTTTTGATTTTATAAGTCTTAAAGATGTAATAGCTTTATGTCTAAAACATGACAAATTTTAAAATGTATTGTTCATAAAAGTTTTCTTATATATTATTAAATTGTATGTAATAAATAAGTGAATGGAGGCTTAAAAGTGTCTATAAAAAGTAACTTTTTTATAAAGTTATATTTAGTATTTTTTGTAGCGTTAATTTGTTTAACAGTATTTTCAACGCAAAACGCATCGGCGCATGCGACACTTGAAAAAGTAACGCCTCAAGAAAACAGTACTGTTAAGTCGCAACCTAAACAGATATCATTACAATTTAATGAGCCTGTTAATACGAAATACTCTAGTATTACTATTTTTGACGATAGTGGTAATGAGCTTGATAATGTTAAACCTAATACCACAGGGCATAATAAAACACTGGACTTTGATGTTAATCATTTAAAAAAGGGAACTCATAAAATTAAATGGCATGCCATGTCAGCTGATGGTCACGAAGTCGGGAACCAATTTGAATTTTCTATTGGTAAAAAAACAGCTAATAATGTAGATACAACACCGCCGTTTTTTGAAACTGCAGCATTCTGGTTTGGCTTTTTACGCTTTTTAGCTGAAGGATCCATCATCGTGCTTATAGGTCTTTTCTTAGTTAATCAAATGGCTATTAAAAAAGGTTTGCCGGAATTTAATATCATTCCTAAATACCGTTCTGCAATTTGGATGATTATTGGCGTAACATTTATGACGTGTTTAGTTTATTTGATGTCGCTTACTTCAGATGTAAGTAGTGAGATATTAACTTTAAATATAGAGACGTTACTGCAAGTACCTTTATTATTATCATTATTAGGTATTATTGTTCTGCTTATTTTGTTTAGCTTAAAAAATATGTTAGCTAGCTGGTACACACTGATTGCGCTTATTATATTAGTCGTATTGAGCATGTCGGGTCATGCTTTTGCACAGCAATTTCCAGTATGGTCCATCATCATACGTACAATACATTTAGTCGGTATGTCGATTTGGTTAGGTGCATTAGTTTATCTATTTTGTGTAACGCTAAATAACAAAGTCAATCAGCTAACGAATATTAAAAACTTTTTATTAACAGTAAATAGTATCGCCGTCTTGATGATTATTGTATCAGGTGTGTTAATGGTAATTGATGAATCAAGCATATTAAATGTATTTAATCATCTTCAAACGTGGTCGATGCTAGTTATTGTTAAAGTCGCAGGAGTTATTGCGATGATGTGTCTTGGCGCTTATCAGACAACGCGTGCATTAAGCCGTCAATATACAAATAAATCAATGTTATCAATAGAAATAATTATAGGTATCGTACTCATAGTTGCAGGTATTATTATGAGTCAAATTAATATACCAAGTTAAAGGAGAAAAAATATGAAGAAAATAGTAGTTACTATCGTAGCATTTATTGTTGCTTTAAGTATGTCTAAAGTTGCCGATGCGCACGTAACATTAAACCCTAATAGCAGTGAGCCAGGATCATACGATAAGTATGATGTGAGAGTACCAGTTGAAAAAGACGACAACACGACAAAAGTTGAATTAAAAGTACCTAAGGGCCTAAACGTAGTAGGGGTTGAACCTGTAAATGGTTTTGAACATAAATTTACTAAAGATAAAAAAGGTAATATTACTAAAATTACTTGGGAAGCAACTAATGGTGGCATTAAACCGAATGAATTTATTGATTTACCAATTCAAGTAGCAAACCCTGATAAAGAAGGTAAATTTAAATGGGATGCTTACCAAACTTACAAGAATGGTGATGTTGTAAAGTGGACAGGAAATGAAAAATCTGAGACACCTGCACCTGTTACTACTGTAAGTAAATCAAGTAATAGCAATCAAGGAAACGAGCAAGGTGACGCTTCACATAGTAATGTAGCACTATGGATAGTCTCTATTATTGCTATCGTTTTATCATTAATTGCGATATTTAAAAAATCTCGTAAATCATAAAGAAAAGTGATATCTTTAGTAATGAGATAAATAGACTATGCGGTGGTTTATCAAATTAGGAGGGTCATCGATGCGTAGAATTTTATATGCATTTTTAATCTATACGATAATTGGTTTAATTAGTGGTTTTTATTATAGAGAACTAACTGTTGCGCATCATTTTACTGGTGACACGCAGTTGAAAGTTTTACACACGCATTTATTGATGCTAGGTATGTTTATGCACTTAGTGTTACTGCCATTTGAAAAACTGTTTAAATTATCTAGCTACTATATCTTTAATTGGTTCTTTATCATTTATAATCTTGGTGTTTTATTCACGGTAGGTATGATGTTTATGAAAGGTACTTACCAAGTAATAGGAAAAACAGTACCTGAATCATTTGCTGGTTATGCAGGTATTGGTCATACAGTACTAACAGCTGGATTTGTATTACTATTCTTTTTACTTAGAAATGCATTAATTAAAGATCCAAGAGATTAATTATTAAAAAAAGCTAGGACGGAACTGCCAACATAAAATATGAACAACTCATTTTACTGATGTAGTCAGGTAGAATGAGTTGTTTTTTATTTGCTTCATTGTTCTCGTATAAGCGGAAATTAAGAGATTGTAGATTATCGGGAATAAGCGTTATTTAAATTTACCACTATACTTAACATGTAAATATAAAGTGACGAAATAATGAATATACGATGATAATCGATTCATACAAAAGATAGATGTAAACGTTTATATTGATAATGGTTATCATTTATAGGATAATAGATAATGAAATAGAGTTAGTAGATTGGGAGGATTATTATGAAGGACGTTACAATTATAGGTGGTGGTCCTGCTGGATTGTTCGCTAGCTTTTATGCTGGTTTACGAGGAATGGACGTCAGTATAGTCGATGCCCAAGATAAATTGGGTGGTAAAATGCACGTTTACCCAGAAAAAATTATCTGGGATATCGGTGGCTTAGCCCCAAAACCATGTTATCAAGTAATAGAAGATACAGTTGCACAAGGATTACATTTTAATCCTGATGTACATCTTGAAGAAACTGTAACTGATATTAGAAAAATAGATGAACGACATTTTGAAATCGAAACACAAAAAGGGAATGTATACAGTTCTAAGTCAGTGATTATTGCTATTGGTGGAGGTATTATTAACCCTAAACAATTAGATATTAAAGATGCAGAGCGTTATAAATTAACTAATTTACACTACGTTGTACAATCACTGAAAAAATTTAAAGACAAAGATGTACTTATTTCTGGTGCCGGAAATTCTGCATTAGATTGGGCAAGAGATTTAAGTGGTTATGCTAAAAGCGTTACATTAGTATATAGAAAGGCCGATATTTCTGGTTATGAAGCATTGAAAAATATTTTAGATGATTTAAACGTTAAAAAGTTACCTAACAGTCGTATCAATCAACTTATCGGTGACGATGAAGGCGAACGTATCGCGCAAGTTGTATTAGAGAATATCGAAACGGGTGAGACTTATCAGCAACAATTTGATGAAGTGATTGTCAGCCACGGCTTTGATAGGGAAAGCCCATTATTGGAACAATCTTCAGCAAAAGTAGATATG
The Staphylococcus kloosii genome window above contains:
- a CDS encoding YcnI family protein, with amino-acid sequence MKKIVVTIVAFIVALSMSKVADAHVTLNPNSSEPGSYDKYDVRVPVEKDDNTTKVELKVPKGLNVVGVEPVNGFEHKFTKDKKGNITKITWEATNGGIKPNEFIDLPIQVANPDKEGKFKWDAYQTYKNGDVVKWTGNEKSETPAPVTTVSKSSNSNQGNEQGDASHSNVALWIVSIIAIVLSLIAIFKKSRKS
- a CDS encoding DUF2871 domain-containing protein; this translates as MRRILYAFLIYTIIGLISGFYYRELTVAHHFTGDTQLKVLHTHLLMLGMFMHLVLLPFEKLFKLSSYYIFNWFFIIYNLGVLFTVGMMFMKGTYQVIGKTVPESFAGYAGIGHTVLTAGFVLLFFLLRNALIKDPRD
- a CDS encoding NAD(P)/FAD-dependent oxidoreductase; the encoded protein is MKDVTIIGGGPAGLFASFYAGLRGMDVSIVDAQDKLGGKMHVYPEKIIWDIGGLAPKPCYQVIEDTVAQGLHFNPDVHLEETVTDIRKIDERHFEIETQKGNVYSSKSVIIAIGGGIINPKQLDIKDAERYKLTNLHYVVQSLKKFKDKDVLISGAGNSALDWARDLSGYAKSVTLVYRKADISGYEALKNILDDLNVKKLPNSRINQLIGDDEGERIAQVVLENIETGETYQQQFDEVIVSHGFDRESPLLEQSSAKVDMFNEYQIKGFGNTTTSIDGLFACGDIVHHDAKVHLIASAFSDAGNAANLAKSYIEPDAPSEGYVSSHNDVFKESNKMVMKKYL